A single region of the Halobacteriovorax sp. JY17 genome encodes:
- a CDS encoding metallophosphoesterase family protein, giving the protein MLIRKLAIIALSISCYSFVANGWPWVNDTVSKIRLTWSEDPSTTMKIIWDTKSELGVDQVLYYDSVDHGSNIARYANRALVDKLNFYKGMFNAVTHIRNLRPDTKYYFIIQTSRGDLSKRYWFKTMEQSEDARLSIIAGGDSRNNRSPRVAANKLVSKLRADFVLFGGDMTSLDISGQWKNWFVDWEHTIATDGRMTPIIVARGNHERSNASISKLFDTSEGVYYSLPFAGNLLKTYVLNSESSLNGDQLVWLNKDLSESEDTIWKIGLYHRPMRPHTAKKSENDRLYQAWAPVFYKYSMDLVVESDSHTVKTTYPIRPSFEQGHEEGFVRDDENGTVYVGEGCWGAPLRENNDDKSWTRSSGSFNQFKWIHLDRNTMDIRTIAVDNAYEVASVTDEARFDIPRNLRVWSPKEGDVVTLESRK; this is encoded by the coding sequence ATGCTGATAAGGAAGTTAGCAATCATAGCTCTATCTATATCTTGTTACAGTTTTGTAGCGAATGGATGGCCATGGGTTAATGATACAGTTTCTAAAATTCGTCTAACATGGTCAGAAGACCCATCGACAACGATGAAAATTATTTGGGATACGAAATCTGAACTTGGAGTTGATCAAGTTCTCTACTACGACAGTGTCGATCATGGAAGCAATATAGCACGGTATGCGAATAGGGCCCTTGTAGATAAGTTAAATTTCTACAAAGGAATGTTTAATGCTGTTACTCATATTCGCAATTTAAGACCAGACACTAAGTATTACTTTATCATTCAAACTTCGAGAGGAGATCTCTCTAAGAGATATTGGTTTAAAACAATGGAGCAGAGTGAGGATGCAAGGCTTTCAATAATTGCTGGTGGAGACTCTAGAAATAATAGATCACCAAGAGTCGCCGCTAATAAGCTTGTCTCAAAGCTTCGCGCTGATTTTGTTTTATTTGGTGGTGACATGACAAGTCTCGATATTTCTGGTCAGTGGAAGAATTGGTTTGTCGACTGGGAGCACACTATTGCAACTGATGGACGAATGACTCCAATCATTGTTGCCAGAGGAAATCACGAAAGATCGAACGCTTCCATTTCGAAATTATTTGATACTAGCGAGGGGGTCTATTACTCTCTTCCATTTGCTGGAAATCTTTTAAAGACTTATGTTTTAAATTCAGAATCTTCTTTGAATGGAGATCAGCTCGTTTGGCTAAATAAAGACCTCTCCGAAAGTGAGGATACTATTTGGAAGATAGGTCTCTACCACCGCCCAATGAGGCCACACACGGCTAAGAAGAGCGAGAACGATCGTCTCTATCAAGCATGGGCACCTGTTTTTTATAAGTACAGTATGGATCTTGTTGTGGAGTCGGATTCACATACAGTGAAAACAACTTATCCAATTCGCCCCAGCTTTGAACAAGGTCATGAAGAAGGCTTTGTAAGGGATGATGAAAATGGAACAGTGTATGTTGGTGAAGGTTGTTGGGGAGCTCCTCTGCGTGAGAATAATGATGATAAGTCATGGACAAGATCGTCAGGTAGTTTTAACCAATTTAAATGGATTCACTTAGATAGGAATACAATGGATATTAGAACTATTGCTGTGGATAATGCCTATGAAGTTGCATCTGTAACAGATGAAGCGAGGTTTGATATTCCGAGAAACTTAAGAGTATGGTCGCCAAAGGAAGGTGATGTTGTGACATTAGAAAGTCGTAAATAG
- a CDS encoding S8 family serine peptidase: MKKSHIMLSAAAMAISATGMAAANFVPGEMIVKMKAGAEKSALNSFKSLGVELDRTIDLSEETLYVVKFDGNKSMKSMSSLLTSNPDVVYAEPNFIYEIVKPVSTFDISPYISSPLTVESDAYTPIDPKFGQLWGLANTGSNDPTGAAGVAGADIDVMKAWSITQGDRRVRIAVIDTGIDYNHPDLKDQMWTNEAELNGEAGVDDDGNGYVDDIHGYDFANNDGDPRDGHSHGTHCAGTIGAAHNSIGVAGIMADVEFVAIKFLTDSGSGSTEGAIKSIDYATKMNVDLMSNSWGGGGRSQALEDAIQRAADKGIVFTAAAGNSSTDNDSRPHYPSNYDVKNVISVAATTSSDSLASFSCYGRNTVHIAAPGHNILSTVKDGGYASYSGTSMATPHVSGAIGLLIAQEGRMDVEELRNRLMATSEPLSALRGKTINAGRLNAYNLLTNTVPTRNMPNPANWETVSIDEVWETAHPYGHDITEARTFNFPGAKFIRLRVRKLDLETGYDVLEVSDASRSIAEKVSGAKEDYTSEYVEGETMTVTFKSDRSVSKWGFVIDSVDVQY; this comes from the coding sequence ATGAAAAAATCGCATATTATGTTAAGTGCAGCAGCGATGGCCATCAGTGCTACTGGTATGGCAGCAGCGAACTTTGTTCCAGGTGAAATGATCGTAAAGATGAAAGCTGGTGCAGAGAAAAGTGCTTTAAACTCTTTTAAGTCTCTAGGTGTAGAGCTTGATAGAACAATCGATTTATCAGAAGAAACTTTATATGTTGTAAAGTTTGATGGGAATAAATCAATGAAGAGTATGTCTTCTCTTCTTACTAGTAATCCTGATGTTGTTTATGCTGAGCCAAACTTCATTTATGAAATTGTTAAGCCAGTTTCAACTTTTGATATTAGCCCATATATTTCATCTCCACTGACTGTTGAGTCAGATGCTTATACTCCAATTGATCCAAAGTTTGGTCAATTATGGGGATTAGCAAATACAGGTTCAAATGATCCTACAGGTGCTGCAGGTGTTGCTGGTGCAGATATTGACGTAATGAAAGCATGGTCAATTACTCAAGGTGATAGAAGAGTAAGAATTGCAGTTATTGATACAGGTATCGATTATAATCACCCAGACCTTAAAGATCAGATGTGGACAAACGAAGCTGAGCTAAATGGTGAAGCTGGAGTTGATGATGATGGAAATGGTTATGTAGATGATATTCACGGATATGACTTTGCAAATAATGACGGAGACCCAAGAGATGGTCACTCACACGGTACTCACTGTGCAGGTACAATTGGTGCTGCTCATAATAGTATTGGTGTAGCGGGAATTATGGCCGACGTAGAGTTCGTAGCTATAAAATTCTTAACTGATAGTGGTTCAGGTTCAACTGAAGGCGCGATTAAGTCAATTGATTACGCAACGAAGATGAATGTTGATTTAATGTCTAACTCTTGGGGAGGCGGAGGTCGCTCACAAGCTTTAGAGGATGCTATTCAAAGAGCTGCTGATAAGGGAATCGTTTTCACTGCAGCGGCAGGTAACTCTTCAACAGATAATGACTCTAGACCACACTACCCATCAAATTATGATGTGAAAAACGTGATTTCAGTTGCAGCGACAACTTCTTCTGACTCACTTGCAAGCTTTTCTTGCTATGGTAGAAATACAGTTCATATTGCAGCTCCAGGACACAATATCCTTTCAACTGTTAAAGATGGTGGATATGCTTCTTATTCAGGAACTTCAATGGCAACTCCACACGTTTCAGGTGCAATTGGTCTTCTAATTGCTCAAGAAGGAAGAATGGATGTTGAAGAATTAAGAAATAGATTAATGGCAACTTCGGAGCCACTTTCGGCGCTTAGAGGTAAGACTATCAACGCAGGTAGATTAAATGCTTACAATCTTTTAACGAATACAGTTCCTACTAGAAATATGCCAAACCCAGCTAACTGGGAAACAGTATCTATTGATGAAGTATGGGAAACGGCTCACCCGTATGGACATGACATCACTGAAGCTAGAACATTTAATTTTCCAGGTGCAAAGTTCATTAGATTAAGAGTTAGAAAACTAGACCTTGAAACTGGTTACGATGTTTTAGAAGTTTCTGATGCTAGTAGATCAATTGCTGAAAAAGTTTCTGGTGCAAAAGAAGATTATACTTCTGAGTACGTAGAAGGTGAGACTATGACTGTTACTTTTAAGTCGGATAGATCAGTTTCTAAATGGGGATTTGTAATTGATTCAGTAGACGTTCAATACTAA
- a CDS encoding acyl-CoA thioesterase, protein MTSNYEERARISKTRVTKAVFPNTTNHYDTLFGGTAMLWMDEVAFITATRFTRLKVVTVSTDKLDFKKPIPAGTIVELVGSVTNVGRSSIKIQVQVFVEAMLEDSRELALEGSFSFVALGEDQKPTKIII, encoded by the coding sequence ATGACTTCAAATTACGAAGAGCGCGCACGTATTTCTAAAACCCGTGTAACAAAAGCAGTATTTCCAAACACAACAAATCACTATGATACTCTCTTTGGAGGGACTGCCATGCTATGGATGGATGAGGTTGCATTCATTACAGCAACGAGATTCACACGACTGAAGGTGGTTACAGTCTCAACAGATAAATTAGACTTTAAGAAGCCTATCCCTGCTGGAACTATTGTGGAGCTCGTTGGCTCTGTTACAAATGTTGGGCGTTCAAGTATAAAAATTCAAGTTCAAGTCTTTGTTGAGGCGATGCTTGAAGACTCAAGAGAGCTTGCTCTTGAAGGGAGTTTCTCTTTTGTTGCTCTTGGCGAAGATCAAAAGCCTACTAAAATTATTATTTAG
- the rpmB gene encoding 50S ribosomal protein L28, protein MARVCDLTGKRRLVGNKVSHAKNRTKMTQKPNLQTKRIFDPESGETIKLRLSTSAIRTLDKVGSLSKFLKKYKHMF, encoded by the coding sequence ATGGCACGTGTATGTGATTTAACTGGAAAAAGAAGATTAGTAGGAAACAAAGTTTCTCACGCAAAAAATAGAACAAAAATGACTCAAAAACCAAATCTTCAAACGAAGAGAATTTTTGATCCAGAATCTGGTGAGACTATTAAGTTAAGACTTTCTACAAGTGCAATTAGAACACTTGATAAAGTTGGATCACTTTCTAAGTTCTTAAAGAAATATAAGCATATGTTCTAG
- a CDS encoding HAMP domain-containing sensor histidine kinase, which yields MRLIHLLKSIYLNFFNWCLSPLKRSDKIHRFRVHVLIATTLITGILMWSYAFTAYHYIDHPSIKYMGFFYAGIHLLNILCYKWTGSIERATYMMLIPGGLFQMHFSLLSGGFLNPILMWIAILPVIAGVLTDKKHTIIWITLILIAATTIFIMDLGFGYFRKDYLNQSGLIITQTLTVFGMMILHSGFTLFLLKLKEVSEEQIRNRALSKQNLLRVLAHDVSTPLTLIQNNTLFLEKILEKDKFDDLDKKKLKNKVNSTFKYSQKICNLIHAIREMEAFESGKKVLQLEEISLKTCVEESIEMLRQTLSKKRITIHTIIDDIYILGNRSIIEHQIISNIISNSIKFSPEDSEIFIHTSLADAHVELFIKDRGIGIPDYLLSKVFDPIANTNRQGTSGEEGTGFGMPIAKRSIELLGGEISIESHSIEDSPKSHGSVFKLSFQISRAQTLRDLA from the coding sequence ATGAGACTTATTCATCTATTGAAATCTATTTATTTAAACTTCTTTAATTGGTGCCTTTCACCACTTAAACGCTCAGATAAAATTCATCGCTTTAGAGTTCACGTACTTATTGCAACAACACTTATCACCGGTATTCTCATGTGGAGTTACGCCTTCACTGCCTATCATTACATAGATCATCCAAGCATAAAGTATATGGGCTTCTTCTACGCTGGTATACATCTCTTAAATATTCTCTGTTACAAGTGGACAGGCTCCATTGAAAGAGCAACCTACATGATGCTCATTCCAGGCGGACTTTTTCAAATGCACTTCTCGCTTCTCTCGGGAGGATTTCTCAACCCTATACTGATGTGGATTGCCATTCTTCCAGTAATTGCAGGAGTTCTTACAGACAAGAAACATACTATTATTTGGATAACTCTTATCCTTATTGCGGCCACAACTATTTTTATAATGGATCTAGGTTTTGGATACTTTAGAAAAGATTACCTCAATCAATCAGGACTTATTATTACTCAGACTTTAACAGTATTTGGAATGATGATTCTTCATTCTGGATTCACCCTCTTTCTCTTAAAACTTAAAGAAGTAAGCGAAGAGCAAATTAGAAATAGGGCCCTCTCAAAACAGAACCTCCTACGAGTTTTAGCACACGATGTATCAACGCCCTTAACGCTCATTCAAAATAATACTCTCTTTCTCGAAAAGATTTTAGAAAAGGATAAGTTTGATGATTTGGACAAGAAGAAACTTAAAAATAAAGTTAATTCTACTTTTAAGTATTCACAAAAAATTTGTAATCTCATTCATGCCATAAGAGAAATGGAGGCTTTTGAGTCAGGTAAGAAAGTGCTTCAACTTGAAGAAATTTCTCTAAAGACCTGTGTTGAAGAAAGTATTGAAATGCTTAGGCAAACTCTATCAAAGAAGAGAATTACAATTCATACTATTATCGATGACATCTATATACTTGGAAATCGAAGTATTATCGAACATCAAATCATAAGTAATATTATTTCCAACTCCATCAAATTCTCACCTGAAGATAGTGAAATTTTCATACACACTTCTCTTGCAGATGCTCATGTTGAACTTTTCATTAAAGATCGAGGGATTGGGATTCCAGACTATCTCCTATCTAAGGTTTTTGATCCTATTGCTAATACCAATAGACAAGGCACTAGTGGAGAAGAGGGAACAGGTTTTGGAATGCCAATAGCCAAGAGAAGTATCGAGCTCTTAGGTGGAGAGATCTCAATAGAAAGTCACTCCATCGAAGACTCTCCAAAATCTCATGGCAGTGTTTTTAAGCTTTCTTTTCAAATCAGCCGAGCACAAACTTTACGAGACCTAGCTTAA